The following are encoded in a window of Cyanobacteria bacterium FACHB-DQ100 genomic DNA:
- a CDS encoding DUF305 domain-containing protein — protein MSRNFFAKTGFLALTLGAIATSSFLNACSTSAQNQAQAPSPAATDAGSMRGMDHSNMNHGNMGSMAMDLGPADAEFDPRFIDAMTPHHQGAVEMAKEAQQKSKRPEIQKLAADIIKAQDKEISQMKQWRQAWYPKASAKPVAYNPKTGRSMPMSQDQMKGMMMNMNLGAADDQFDLRFLNAMIPHHDGAVVMAQEALNKSKRPEIKQLAQEIIASQNAEIKQMQQWKQAWYKQ, from the coding sequence ATGTCACGCAACTTCTTCGCAAAAACAGGTTTTCTAGCTCTCACACTTGGAGCAATCGCCACCAGTAGTTTTCTGAATGCCTGCTCCACCTCTGCTCAAAACCAAGCCCAAGCCCCCAGTCCTGCTGCGACTGATGCTGGCTCAATGCGAGGCATGGATCACAGTAATATGAACCACGGCAACATGGGCAGCATGGCGATGGATCTGGGACCAGCCGACGCCGAATTTGATCCGCGGTTTATCGATGCTATGACTCCCCATCATCAAGGAGCCGTCGAAATGGCAAAAGAAGCACAGCAGAAATCCAAGCGTCCTGAAATCCAAAAGCTGGCGGCTGACATCATCAAAGCTCAAGACAAAGAAATCAGCCAGATGAAGCAATGGCGGCAGGCTTGGTATCCCAAAGCCAGTGCAAAGCCAGTCGCTTACAATCCAAAAACGGGTCGTTCCATGCCTATGTCTCAAGATCAGATGAAAGGCATGATGATGAACATGAATTTGGGTGCGGCAGATGATCAGTTTGATCTGCGGTTTCTCAACGCCATGATTCCGCATCACGACGGTGCAGTCGTGATGGCGCAGGAGGCTTTGAACAAGTCGAAACGCCCTGAAATCAAACAGCTGGCGCAAGAAATCATTGCCTCTCAGAATGCTGAAATTAAGCAAATGCAGCAGTGGAAACAAGCCTGGTACAAGCAATAG
- a CDS encoding efflux RND transporter periplasmic adaptor subunit, translating to MTYLPQRSTAQVTVSLLMLLLLATPIRIFAHPGHGNEFQGGSHSAQSADAIEVDAETMKQLGLKVESVSRQRLAFGIKTTGQIESLPNQQVEVTTPVRGTVTQLLVQPGDKVSAGQAVAIMTSPELAELRTVALDRRSEAIGSTQQAQADLQLAQQNFAQQQKIAATDVAQTRTQLNFAQERFDKDRELASSGALPRRSFLESETKLAEAKAALTKAESRLEVSEASAQLRRAESAVQVAQSRVQLSEETYQARLRQLGASANQDGTITITAPISGTVADRETTTGESGENAGKKVMTIINGSSVQVSANIYEKDLDRIQTGQQVQIKVASLPERTFQGRISVVGSVVEDETRIVPVKAQLDNPNGVLKPGMFAELEVLTDRTPAALLAVPKSALVTTNDKKTIVFVQNGTAFQPTEVTLGRDTGELVEVKSGLFDGDRIVTQRANQLYAQSLRGGRPADDHEKANSASASNPQPSIPLWIGIPIGGAVMAGTFGAGMLWANRRRRKAFVPFPNGHTSHESLDGLCLTDYDAHPPTPALKSEGDHHPHQPR from the coding sequence ATGACTTATCTCCCTCAACGATCGACTGCGCAGGTGACAGTCTCCCTGCTAATGTTGTTGCTCCTAGCAACTCCAATTCGCATTTTTGCTCATCCTGGGCACGGCAACGAATTTCAGGGAGGAAGCCATTCAGCTCAATCGGCAGATGCCATTGAAGTCGATGCGGAAACGATGAAACAATTGGGCTTAAAAGTCGAATCTGTATCGCGTCAACGCTTGGCCTTTGGCATTAAAACCACTGGACAAATTGAATCTCTCCCCAACCAACAGGTTGAAGTGACCACTCCAGTCAGAGGAACGGTGACGCAGCTACTTGTTCAACCGGGAGATAAGGTGAGCGCGGGTCAGGCCGTGGCCATCATGACTAGCCCAGAATTGGCAGAACTGCGTACGGTTGCCTTAGACCGCCGATCAGAGGCGATCGGCTCTACCCAGCAAGCACAAGCTGATTTGCAACTGGCACAGCAAAACTTCGCTCAACAACAAAAAATCGCAGCAACAGACGTCGCTCAAACCCGAACCCAACTGAACTTTGCTCAGGAGCGATTCGACAAAGACCGGGAACTGGCTAGCAGTGGTGCCCTCCCCCGACGCAGCTTTCTAGAATCGGAAACCAAACTGGCAGAAGCAAAAGCGGCTCTCACCAAAGCTGAAAGCCGCTTAGAGGTTTCAGAGGCATCGGCACAACTACGACGAGCTGAATCGGCTGTACAAGTCGCTCAATCACGAGTGCAACTGAGTGAAGAAACCTATCAGGCTCGCCTGAGGCAACTGGGTGCAAGTGCAAACCAGGATGGCACAATCACCATAACGGCTCCGATTTCAGGCACCGTTGCCGATCGTGAAACTACTACGGGCGAATCGGGCGAGAACGCAGGCAAGAAGGTGATGACGATTATTAACGGCAGCAGTGTCCAGGTGAGCGCCAACATCTATGAGAAAGACCTCGATCGTATTCAGACTGGGCAGCAAGTCCAGATAAAAGTTGCCAGCTTGCCCGAGCGTACGTTTCAAGGACGCATCAGTGTGGTTGGATCAGTCGTCGAAGATGAAACCCGCATCGTGCCTGTAAAAGCGCAACTAGACAATCCGAATGGGGTGCTCAAACCAGGGATGTTTGCTGAATTGGAAGTGTTAACTGATCGGACTCCCGCTGCCTTGTTAGCAGTTCCAAAATCAGCACTGGTCACCACAAACGATAAAAAGACAATTGTATTTGTGCAAAATGGCACCGCGTTTCAACCGACAGAAGTCACATTAGGTAGAGACACAGGTGAATTGGTCGAGGTCAAGTCCGGGTTGTTTGATGGCGATCGCATTGTCACCCAACGCGCTAATCAGTTATATGCTCAATCGCTACGAGGCGGCAGGCCAGCCGATGATCACGAGAAGGCAAATTCTGCATCAGCCTCTAACCCACAGCCTTCGATTCCTTTATGGATTGGAATTCCTATTGGAGGAGCAGTTATGGCAGGTACTTTTGGGGCTGGAATGCTATGGGCGAATCGTCGCCGTCGCAAAGCATTCGTTCCATTCCCCAATGGGCACACAAGCCATGAGTCTCTCGATGGCTTGTGCCTAACTGATTATGACGCCCACCCGCCAACGCCTGCTTTGAAGTCAGAGGGTGATCATCATCCTCACCAACCGCGCTAG